One Owenweeksia hongkongensis DSM 17368 genomic region harbors:
- a CDS encoding sensor histidine kinase, giving the protein MVINPLAYRKNTLILLLCLLALAGVQSYGMFRYYGIPMGTGSIDAVISWFFVGALVFFTTNTLSYYHPSRGKGLYVLMLPLVLAYLWLKLTDVLILAIINDADYILFFDSSAFYRFSVCYLILAGTTLFSFIWYQLGEKEGEQRRKEETERMAKEAELFKLRQQLQPHFLFNSLNSINSLIGSRPQEARTMVQQLSDFLRGTLKREDQRFITLGEELDYLKLYLDIEQVRFGHRLKVEIDCEEEYLSWKLPPLILQPIMENAIKFGLYGTTENLVITFACKAEDNILLLTINNPYDSDMQPPKGTGFGLRSVKRRLYLLYTRTDLLEMSGDDGQFIVRLKVPMVNV; this is encoded by the coding sequence TTGGTCATAAACCCTTTAGCGTATCGCAAAAATACCCTGATACTCCTGCTTTGCCTGTTGGCTTTGGCGGGAGTTCAGTCTTATGGTATGTTTCGTTACTACGGCATTCCAATGGGCACTGGGTCTATTGATGCCGTCATTAGCTGGTTTTTTGTGGGCGCTTTAGTTTTTTTTACCACTAATACCTTGTCCTATTATCACCCTTCACGGGGAAAGGGACTTTACGTACTAATGTTGCCCTTAGTGCTGGCTTACCTTTGGCTCAAGCTTACCGATGTTCTCATTTTGGCCATTATTAATGATGCAGATTATATTTTATTCTTTGATTCAAGTGCCTTCTATCGCTTTTCGGTTTGCTATCTCATTTTAGCAGGAACAACTCTCTTTAGTTTTATTTGGTACCAACTGGGTGAAAAGGAAGGAGAGCAAAGACGTAAGGAAGAAACTGAGCGAATGGCGAAGGAGGCCGAGCTTTTTAAACTTCGTCAGCAGTTGCAACCACACTTTTTGTTTAATAGCTTAAACTCCATAAACTCACTGATAGGAAGCCGTCCGCAGGAAGCACGCACCATGGTGCAGCAGCTTTCTGATTTTTTAAGGGGCACACTTAAGCGGGAAGATCAACGGTTTATCACACTTGGCGAAGAGTTGGATTATTTGAAGCTGTACCTTGATATTGAGCAGGTTCGATTTGGTCATCGTCTAAAGGTGGAAATAGATTGCGAAGAAGAATATCTAAGTTGGAAATTGCCTCCGCTTATTCTTCAGCCCATCATGGAAAACGCCATAAAGTTTGGACTCTATGGCACCACTGAAAATTTGGTAATAACTTTTGCTTGTAAAGCGGAAGATAATATCTTACTGCTCACAATTAATAACCCCTACGATTCTGACATGCAACCTCCTAAAGGCACAGGCTTTGGCCTTCGCTCTGTAAAAAGACGATTATATCTGCTTTATACCCGCACGGACTTACTGGAAATGAGTGGCGATGACGGACAGTTTATAGTTCGCCTCAAAGTGCCAATGGTAAATGTATAG
- a CDS encoding acyloxyacyl hydrolase: MFVVLASFAFKVKAQPLNYRFVEVKGHTGIHMYSGDDLNPFLEKGYGAYEFRFGWQMDGSKGWEHNYRYPSFGLGWYSGFVGSPTVIGNPNAFFGFASFPLSKLKRHVWISEAGLGLAYNLRKYDPVKNPLNDAIGTSLALYYNYSFGGRFAINREMDLLYAVDVTHISNGRMAQPNHGLNMVGVNLGMRYHFNKLQRKNNPGHKPDKLWDVRPSYDKQLDENLRDYKESNFLIHLAGGFSQNLKDKNTNVKYFDATSMVEFQKFFHFKHAAVVGLDFFYDGNMLGFDEDPYEVGYHVGYDYKIWRCTIRMQVGSYIYAPDMKGAFFMRPAGKYDINDRWFAQLGLKTRAGIAADWLEWGIGVRL, encoded by the coding sequence GTGTTTGTCGTGCTTGCGTCATTTGCCTTTAAGGTAAAGGCTCAACCACTGAACTACCGTTTTGTAGAAGTGAAAGGGCACACGGGTATTCACATGTATTCAGGAGATGATCTCAATCCTTTTTTAGAAAAAGGCTATGGAGCCTACGAGTTTAGGTTTGGATGGCAAATGGACGGCAGTAAAGGATGGGAGCATAACTACAGGTACCCGTCTTTTGGCTTGGGCTGGTATAGCGGTTTTGTAGGAAGCCCCACCGTGATTGGTAATCCTAATGCTTTTTTTGGATTTGCGAGTTTTCCACTATCCAAGTTAAAACGTCATGTGTGGATATCGGAGGCAGGTCTGGGATTAGCGTATAACTTGCGTAAATATGATCCTGTAAAAAACCCACTGAATGATGCAATTGGTACATCCTTGGCTCTATATTATAACTATAGTTTTGGTGGTCGGTTTGCAATAAACCGTGAAATGGATCTACTATATGCTGTGGATGTTACCCATATAAGTAATGGCCGAATGGCTCAACCAAACCATGGACTTAATATGGTAGGTGTAAACCTTGGAATGAGGTATCATTTTAATAAATTACAAAGGAAAAACAACCCTGGACATAAGCCAGACAAGCTGTGGGACGTAAGACCTAGCTATGACAAACAGCTAGATGAAAACCTTCGTGATTATAAAGAGAGCAATTTCTTGATTCACTTAGCGGGTGGCTTTAGCCAAAACTTAAAGGACAAAAACACTAATGTTAAATACTTTGACGCAACCTCAATGGTGGAGTTCCAAAAGTTTTTTCATTTTAAACATGCGGCAGTGGTGGGCCTAGATTTCTTTTATGATGGAAATATGCTTGGTTTTGATGAAGATCCTTATGAAGTGGGTTATCATGTAGGATATGATTACAAAATATGGCGATGCACCATACGTATGCAGGTAGGTAGCTATATATATGCACCAGATATGAAAGGAGCATTCTTTATGCGGCCCGCTGGGAAGTATGATATTAATGATCGCTGGTTTGCCCAACTAGGACTAAAAACAAGAGCCGGTATAGCAGCCGACTGGTTGGAGTGGGGAATTGGAGTTAGACTATAA
- a CDS encoding class I SAM-dependent methyltransferase, with protein sequence MATINSNKAWNAYGKKDPYYGVLTHEEFKDENLNDENLQKFFDTGKKYVNHLFEIIEKHIVKDFKPSNILDFGCGTGRLSIPLAQRGKHVVGMDISPDMLEEGRKNADKFGVNNIEFVVSDDSMSALGEQKFDFINSYIVLQHMNLDRGMQIIKRMLQILEPGGVGALQVAYLNKKPREKRFAAFFRYRVPLVNNILNVMAGAPFNRPLMQMNSYDMNEVMGLMQENGVRSSQFLFEKHGEFWSVMMVFQKPV encoded by the coding sequence ATGGCAACAATAAACTCCAATAAAGCCTGGAATGCTTACGGTAAGAAAGACCCCTATTACGGTGTATTGACACATGAGGAGTTTAAGGATGAAAACTTGAATGATGAAAATCTTCAGAAGTTTTTTGATACGGGTAAAAAGTATGTCAACCATCTTTTTGAAATAATCGAAAAACATATAGTAAAGGATTTTAAGCCATCCAATATTTTGGATTTTGGCTGTGGCACTGGGCGCTTGTCTATACCGTTGGCACAACGGGGAAAGCATGTGGTAGGTATGGATATTTCTCCAGATATGCTTGAGGAGGGCAGAAAAAATGCTGATAAATTTGGCGTGAACAATATTGAGTTTGTGGTTTCTGATGATTCGATGTCAGCTCTAGGCGAGCAAAAATTTGATTTTATAAACTCATACATAGTGTTGCAGCACATGAACCTTGATAGGGGAATGCAGATCATTAAAAGAATGCTTCAAATCCTTGAACCTGGAGGGGTTGGTGCCTTACAAGTTGCGTATTTGAATAAGAAACCTAGAGAAAAGCGTTTTGCTGCATTTTTTCGCTACAGAGTTCCATTGGTAAATAACATACTAAATGTGATGGCAGGAGCCCCGTTTAATAGACCATTGATGCAGATGAATTCTTATGACATGAATGAAGTAATGGGTTTGATGCAGGAAAATGGGGTGCGGTCCTCACAATTCCTTTTTGAAAAACATGGTGAATTCTGGAGTGTAATGATGGTTTTTCAGAAGCCAGTGTAG
- a CDS encoding LiaF transmembrane domain-containing protein — MSPEVQNNRSKKGIVTGVVIIGFGVVLLLRKMDIIIPDWIFSWQTLLIFIGLMIGISSDFRKPASWILMGLGTVFLINDMFYIPFQIREFFWPVAIIVVGLIVIVRPKGRRKQWSSESYNGDYVKKDTSGFDADRSNRLDSVSVFNGSKKRIIAKDFQGGETVTIFGGTEINLLQADFENTITIDCVAIFGGLKLIVPPNWEIQNNVTGVMGGVEDKRISAVEVVPDNKRLILTGAVVFGGMDIVSY, encoded by the coding sequence ATGAGCCCAGAAGTGCAAAACAACAGAAGTAAAAAAGGAATAGTTACCGGAGTGGTAATTATTGGTTTTGGAGTAGTCCTATTACTTCGCAAAATGGATATTATCATTCCTGATTGGATTTTTAGCTGGCAAACGCTTCTTATTTTTATTGGTCTTATGATAGGGATCAGTAGCGATTTTCGCAAGCCAGCATCTTGGATTTTGATGGGGCTTGGTACCGTCTTCCTTATCAACGATATGTTCTACATCCCATTTCAAATCCGTGAATTTTTCTGGCCTGTTGCCATCATAGTAGTTGGTTTGATAGTAATTGTTCGCCCCAAAGGGAGACGTAAACAATGGAGCTCTGAAAGCTATAATGGAGATTATGTAAAAAAGGATACGAGCGGTTTTGATGCGGACAGGTCTAACCGCCTTGATAGTGTGTCCGTCTTTAATGGTAGTAAAAAACGAATCATAGCAAAGGATTTTCAGGGAGGAGAAACCGTGACCATTTTTGGAGGTACAGAAATTAATCTTCTGCAAGCTGACTTTGAGAATACCATTACGATAGATTGTGTGGCCATTTTTGGAGGACTGAAACTTATAGTTCCACCAAACTGGGAAATACAAAACAATGTTACCGGTGTAATGGGGGGTGTAGAAGATAAGCGTATATCTGCGGTAGAAGTTGTTCCAGACAATAAAAGGCTGATTCTTACCGGAGCCGTAGTATTTGGAGGGATGGACATTGTGAGCTATTAA